One Frankia alni ACN14a DNA window includes the following coding sequences:
- a CDS encoding SRPBCC family protein → MADHARSTIVINARPAAVMGAIADIPAYPTWVGQIEEAEVLDVGPDGRPRRARFRINAIVVKDEFVNEYVWSDDLQVTWSMVEGQAMSSQDGSYTLRDLGDGTTEVTYDLTAETKIKIPGLLRRKVQSGIVDAALKDLKKHVES, encoded by the coding sequence ATGGCGGACCACGCCCGATCGACCATCGTCATCAATGCCAGGCCCGCCGCGGTGATGGGGGCGATCGCCGACATCCCCGCGTACCCGACCTGGGTCGGCCAGATCGAGGAGGCCGAGGTGCTCGACGTCGGCCCGGACGGCCGGCCACGGCGCGCCCGTTTCCGGATCAACGCCATCGTCGTCAAGGACGAGTTCGTCAACGAGTACGTCTGGTCCGACGACCTCCAGGTCACCTGGTCCATGGTCGAGGGCCAGGCGATGTCGTCGCAGGACGGCAGCTACACCCTGCGTGACCTCGGCGACGGCACCACCGAGGTCACCTATGACCTCACCGCCGAAACCAAGATCAAGATTCCGGGACTGCTCCGGCGCAAGGTACAGAGCGGCATCGTGGATGCCGCTCTCAAGGACCTCAAGAAGCACGTCGAGAGCTGA
- a CDS encoding metallophosphoesterase family protein gives MRVHVVSDVHGRADALPAAAEGADVFICLGDLILFVDYRDHSRGIMGDLFGAEAVGRMVELRTAQRFDEAREWSRSLWARLDGDRTEIVEAAIRRQYERLFAAFPTPTFLTFGNVDLPHLYPDYLRDGITLLDGQTTTIGGWRFGFVGGGLRTPMHTPYEIDDDVYAAKVAAVGEVDVLCCHIPPHLPELVYDVQARRFERGSVAILEAIHATRPRYVLFGHVHQPLTASLEIDGTRCVNVGHFNARGTPFVLEW, from the coding sequence ATGCGGGTCCACGTGGTGAGCGACGTGCACGGACGGGCGGACGCGCTGCCCGCCGCCGCCGAGGGCGCCGACGTCTTCATCTGCCTCGGCGACCTCATCCTGTTCGTCGACTACCGCGACCACAGCCGGGGGATCATGGGTGATCTGTTCGGCGCCGAGGCCGTCGGCCGGATGGTGGAGCTGCGCACCGCGCAGCGCTTCGACGAGGCGCGGGAGTGGTCGCGCTCGCTGTGGGCACGTCTCGACGGTGACCGGACCGAGATCGTCGAGGCCGCTATCCGCCGGCAGTACGAGCGGCTGTTCGCCGCCTTCCCCACCCCGACCTTCCTGACGTTCGGCAATGTCGACCTGCCCCACCTCTACCCCGACTACCTGCGCGACGGCATCACCCTGTTGGACGGGCAGACCACAACGATCGGCGGCTGGCGGTTCGGCTTCGTCGGCGGCGGGCTGCGGACCCCGATGCACACGCCGTACGAGATCGACGACGACGTCTACGCCGCGAAGGTGGCCGCCGTCGGCGAGGTGGACGTTCTGTGCTGCCACATTCCCCCGCATCTGCCGGAGCTGGTCTATGACGTCCAGGCCCGGCGCTTCGAGCGGGGCAGCGTCGCGATCCTCGAGGCGATTCACGCCACCCGGCCGCGCTACGTGCTCTTCGGGCACGTTCATCAGCCCCTCACCGCCAGTCTGGAGATCGACGGAACGCGTTGCGTGAACGTCGGTCATTTCAACGCACGAGGTACCCCGTTCGTCCTCGAGTGGTAG